A single Cryptococcus neoformans var. grubii H99 chromosome 7, complete sequence DNA region contains:
- a CDS encoding OPT family small oligopeptide transporter translates to MPINHLEAEAYELPPLSRVAISPAEHYFDDFVVEEESAKLLDTEGPLKQDDENEPVDDSAQYMRRTQDEEVIGKGSKVEELIARTVPSHDDPALPTLTLRVIFLGSSFCILGACASQIFYFKSNAPSFSSYFVILATYPLGHLLANERIVPRGKKIFGWEINPGRFSIKEAILISVLSSSGASSAYAADILAIMDLYFDTPLSPLPSILLLLTTQCIGFGLAGMLQNLLVNPPAMYWPSTLVTVQLFTTLYSTTSSALSFTQQQLTFTRLRVFLLIFLATFFYQFLPFLFFPTLTSVSLLCLVNNRSWWMRTLGSAYQGLGMMDFSFDWSSIGSSGPLYTPYWALGNYFGGLVGMLWVILPLLLMLNFWDARSFPSPVSAGLFNATFQKFDVASILKADLSLDEAAWEEKKPLLLTPHFALTYGLSFAALSSVLVHVWLWHRDEIKQALSNRLQLNDVHNKLMRSYLPVPSAWYVGLLAVNFGAAVILVKTTPLQMPIWALVLAMAIATVFLVPVGIIAAVSNTQIGLNVLTEFVAGILMPGKPIGNVTFKCYGYMAMSQALALTADLKLGWYTSIPPREMFTCQIIGTVLGALTNYATLVSVMAAKKPYLNGSLTDPTGQWTGRAPSIFYSASIIWGAVAPARFFSDGYEVLYLGFLVGALLPVGFWLAHKKWPGYKLNKVVFPIICSGATVVPQYPSNIILTSLLTAVLVNSWFAKRHPKSHSQYVYVASSALDAGTSITALAIYVLFGGVFWNWNGWDWWGNSMVDSEHCVPGS, encoded by the exons ATGCCCATTAACCACTTAGAAGCCGAGGCTTACGAGTTGCCGCCGCTATCTCGGGTTGCTATTTCACCTGCCGAACACTATTTTGATGACTTTGtagtggaggaagagagcgCCAAATTGCTGGATACTGAAGGACCGCTCAAACAAGATGACGAGAATGAACCGGTAGATGACTCTGCTCAGTACATGCGGCGGACGCAAGATGAGGAAGTGATTGGGAAAGGTAGTAAGGTCGAGGAACTAATTGCTAGG ACTGTTCCATCGCATGATGACCCGGCCCTTCCGACTCTCACCTTGCGCGTAATTTTCCTCGGCTCGTCATTTTGTATATTGGGAGCTTGTGCTTCTCAAATATTTTACTTCAAGTCTAACGCaccttcattctcttcatATTTTGTGATTTTAGCTACATATCCTTTGGGCCATTTACTGGCAAATGAGAGGATTGTGCcgagaggaaagaagatatTTGGATGGGAGATAAACCCAGGAAGATTTAGTATCAAAGAGGCCATTTTGATCAG CgttctctcttcctctgggGCTTCTTCAGCTTACGCGGCCGATATCTTGGCTATTATGGACCTATATTTTGACACTCCGCTGTCGCCGCTACCCTCCATTCTACTCCTTCTGACAACTCAGTGCATAGGGTTTGGCCTCGCTG GAATGTTACAAAACTTACTAGTCAATCCGCCTGCCATGTATTGGCCCTCAACGCTCGTCACTGTTCAGCTCTTCACCACCCTGTATTCGACAACATCATCCGCTCTATCATTCACCCAGCAACAACTTACTTTTACAAGACTTCGCGtcttcttgctcatcttcctcgccacaTTTTTCTATCAATTCCTCCCTTTCTTATTCTTCCCGACACTGACCAGTGTGTCACTGCTATGTCTTGTCAACAATCGTTCGTGGTGGATGCGGACGCTGGGTAGTGCTTATCAGGGACTAGGAATGATGGACTTTAGCTTTGACTGGAGTAGTATTGGCTCGTCTGGGCCACTATATACCCCCTACTGGGCCCTTGGGAACTATTTTGGAGGTTTGGTAGGAATGCTGTGGGTT ATATTACCTTTGCTTTTGATGCTCAACTTTTGGGATGCTAGAagttttccttctccagtgTCAGCTGGACTTTTTAATGCTACATTCCAGAAATTTGATGTAgcctccatcctcaaggcCGATTTGTCGCTGGACGAAGCTGCatgggaggagaagaaaccTTTACTCCTCACCCCCCATTT TGCTCTGACTTACGGGTTATCTTTTGCTGCCCTGTCAAGTGTTTTGGTGCATGTTTGGCTCTGGCATAGAGACGAGATCAAACAAG CTCTTTCAAACAGATTACAGCTCAATGATGTTCACAA TAAACTTATGCGGTCATATCTGCCAGTACCTTCAGCATGGTATGTGGGCCTTTTGGCTGTTAATTTTGGTGCTGCAG TCATTCTGGTCAAAACCACTCCATTGCAGATGCCAATATGGGCTCTGGTGCTGGCGATGGCCATTGCCACT GTCTTTCTGGTTCC CGTCGGTATCATAGCGGCTGTCAGCAATACACAAATTGGACTT AATGTCTTGACTGAATT TGTGGCCGGTATTCTCATGCCCGGTAAGCCAATAGGCAA TGTTACATTCAAATGTTATGGAT ATATGGCGATGTCACAAGCCCTTGCTCTCACTGCTGACCTGAAGCTGGGCTGGTACACGTCCATTCCCCCTCGAGAAATGTTCACGTGCCAAATCATTGGAACTGTTCTGGGAGCTCTTACGAACT ATGCCACCCTTGTATCCGTCATGGCGGCAAAGAAACCATATCTCAATGGCTCCCTGACTGATCCTACGGGGCAATGGACTGGACGCGCCCCTAGTATATTTTATTCTGCGAGTATTATCTGGGGAGCCGTTGCTCCTGCTCGTTTCTTCAGTGATGGGTACGAAGTCCTTTATCTCGGGTTTTTAGTGGGGGCACTTTTGCCTGTTGGTTTTTGGTTGGCACATAAGAAATGGCCGGGGTACAAGTTGAATAAGGTGGTATTCCCTATCATCTGTAGTGGTGCGACTGTGGTCCCTCAATA TCCGAGcaacatcatcctcacttCTCTCCTGACAGCGGTTCTGGTCAATTCCTGGTTTGCGAAGCGTCATCCCAAGTCGCACAGCCAGTACGTATATGTAGCTTCATCAGCTCTGGACGCTGGGACATCAATAACGGCGCTGGCGATTTATGTGCTCTTCGGAGGTGTGTTTTGGAATTGGAATGGATGGGATTGGTGGGGTAACTCAATGGTGGACTCTGAGCACTGCGTGCCTGGAAGCTGA
- a CDS encoding mps1 binder, which produces MSGFLNSIGRLRAPKRSPTNTPTQQGFFDPLPSPGVENTSQSYQPPSPGLKPLYLCQPFVKAALVKGSFKTIVAPPKYVDINEWVAINLFDFYHNLNQFYGVLTEFCTMQNCPTMSGGKTLNFLWPDHNQRLVSLAAPTYIDFVMSWLQKLLEDENVFPTKSGKPFDHSFAYTAKHIYKHLFRIFAHLYHAHFEQVLHLSIEAHFNSLFAHFLAFGKEFDLLVMKDLMTTQGMGQGVAELSEKWRQMGILES; this is translated from the exons ATGTCAGGCTTCCTCAACTCCATAGG TCGTCTTCGTGCCCCTAAGCGATCCCCCACCAACACTCCCACTCAGCAAGGCTTCTTcgaccctcttccttctccaggCGTCGAGAACACCAGCCAATCATATCAGCCTCCATCTCCCGGGCTCAAACCCCTCTATCTCTGTCAACCATTCGTGAAGGCCGCGCTCGTTAAAGGTAGTTTTAAAACTATCGTTGCGCCGCCCAAGTATGTCGACATCAACGAATGGGTGGCCATCAATT TGTTTGATTTCTATCATAACCTCAATCAATTCTATGGCGTTTTGACAGAGTTTTGCACTATGCAAAACTGCCCTACGATGTCTGGTGGAAAAAC TCTCAACTTCCTTTGGCCTGATCACAACCAAAGGCTAGTCTCTCTGGCGGCACCAACGTACATTGATTTCGTAATGAGTTGGTTACAAAAGcttttggaggatgaaaatgtCTTCCCTACTAAGTCTG GGAAACCGTTTGACCACTCATTCGCATACACAGCCAAGCACATCTATAAGCACCTTTTCCGTATCTTTGCTCATCTTTACCATGCCCATTTCGAGCAAgtcctccacctctctATCGAAGCGCACTTCAATTCTCTTTTTGCCCACTTCCTCGCATTCGGAAAAGAATTTGATCTTTTGGTAATGAAGGACCTTATGACCACCCAGGGTATGGGACAGGGCGTTGCCGAATTGAGTGAGAAGTGGAGGCAGATGGGCATTTTGGAGTCATAA
- a CDS encoding V-type ATPase, G subunit, producing MAANSQGIQTLLEAEKEAAKVVQKARQYRVQKLKDARSEAAKEIEAYKAKKEEEFKRFESEHTSRTSTSQTSIDSTTKSQLSELDDAVAKNKEEVVKKIVSRVLQSKPHLHPNLKKLEA from the exons ATG GCTGCCAACTCTCAAGGGATTCAGACGCTGCTCGaggcggagaaggaggccGCCAAGGTCGTACAGAAGGCCAGACAGT ATCGAGTTCAAAAGCTCAAGGATGCTAGGTCCGAGGCTGCCAAGGAGATTGAAGCCTACAAGGccaaaaaggaagaggagttCAAAAGGTTCGAGTCCGAG CACACCTCTCGGACATCAACTTCCCAAACATCTATCGATTCTACCACAAAGTCTCAACTTTCTGAACTTGATGATGCCGTCGCGAAGAacaaggaggaggtcgTTAAGAAGATTGTCAGCAGGGTTCTCCAGTCGAAGCCCCATTTGCATCCCAACctgaagaagcttgaggCGTAG
- a CDS encoding mitogen-activated protein kinase organizer 1 produces MSVAKVAASKGPSDEKAPSILSYPTKLLQTLDAHQAPVNVVKYNNGAKYLLSGSADRTIRLWNPALGKEIKCYRGHAQEVLALDIAQDNAKFASSGGDKAVFVWDVASGAVTRRLQGHFGKINAVRFSQEAQVLASAGFDAKVMLWDMRASSRDPIQTLKEATSTITSLILPTSPQIITGSSDGYIRTYDLRFGLLTDDLVGWPITSLKLSPTAPEESVLVGTNDGKVRIFDRKDGGCLQTFQGHKVREQTGRWGMDWGYGDGLALAGDEEGKLWAWNVLDAKPLDKDPNPIHKRTITSIITHPKGKEMITASNDGTIKVWTR; encoded by the exons ATCCTACAAAGCTACTTCAGAC CCTCGACGCTCACCAAGCTCCGGTCAATGTCGTAAAGTACAATAATGGAGCAAAGTATCTCTTATCTGGGTCAGCAGACCGAACAATTCGACTGTGGAATCCTGCACTAGGCAAGGAAATCAAGTGTTACCGCGGACACGCCCAGGAAGTCCTTGCGTTGGACAT TGCTCAGGATAACGCCAAGTTTGCATCCTCTGGAGGAGACAAGGCAGTTTTTGTATGGGACGTCGCGTCAGGGGCTGTAACTCGTCGACTGCAAGGCCACTTTGGAAAAATCAACGCTGTGCGTTTCAGTCAAGAAGCCCAAGTACTCGCAAGTG CGGGATTTGACGCCAAGGTAATGCTCTGGGATATGCGTGCATCTTCGCGGGACCCAATCCAAACACTGAAGGAAGCTACATCCACCATCACTTCCCTTATACTGCCCACCTCCCCCCAGATAATAACTGGCTCATCTGATGGGTATATTCGTACTTACGATCTGCGATTTGGTTTACTCACAGATGATCTCGTTGGATGGCCAATCACTTCCTTGAAGCTATCTCCTACAGCTCCGGAGGAGAGTGTTCTTGTCGGAACAAATGATGGAAAGGTCAGGATCTTTGATAGAAAGGATGGAGGTTGTCTGCAGACGTTCCAAGGACATAAGGTGAGAGAACAAACTGGAAGATGGGGAATGGACTGGGGATATGGCGATGGACTCGCTCTGGCAGgtgacgaagaaggcaagTTATGGGCATGGAACGTCCTCGAT GCAAAGCCACTTGACAAGGACCCAAATCCAATACACAAACGGACAATTACATCAATAATCACTCATCCCAAGGGTAAAGAAATGATTACTGCGTCCAACGATGGAACAATCAAAGTATGGACTCGTTGA
- a CDS encoding 20S proteasome subunit alpha 3, which translates to MARRYDSRTTIFSPEGRLYQVEYAMEAISHAGTVLAVLCKEGIAMAAEKKVTGKLLDLSLTPGAGVGGEGTEAWMGGGGEKIFLLNNNILAGLAGITSDANSLVNFARNSAQRHLFSYDEDIPVEMLVQRLCDMKQGYTQFGGLRPFGVALLYVGWDPLYGFQLYQSDPSGNYSGWKATCIGANHSSATSLLKQDYKEDMSLEDAKSLCLKVMSKTMDSTKLSSEKLEFATMTLHSETKQPLAKIYRASELDELLQKLELGGTNDDVAEGSGGGGGGESHVAVST; encoded by the exons ATG GCTCGACGTTACGACA GCAGAAcgaccatcttctcccctgAAG GGCGACTGTATCAGG TTGAATATGCAATGGAAGCCATCTCTCATGCCGGTACTGTTCTTGCTGTGCTTTGCAAGGAGGGTATTGCTATGGCCGCTGAGAAG AAAGTAACTGGCAAGCTTCTCGACCTTTCCCTTACTCCTGGTGCTGGCgtgggtggagaaggtACGGAAGCATGGATGGGCGGCGGAGGTGAAAAGatcttcttgctcaacAA CAACATTCTTGCCGGCCTCGCCGGTATCACCTCTGACGCCAATTCGCTTGTCAACTTTGCCCGGAATAGCGCACAAAGGCATTTGTTCTCTTATGACGAAGACATCCCAGTAGAAATGCTGGTTCAGAGGCTGTGTGATATGAAGCAGGGTTATACTCAATTTGGAG GTCTTCGACCATTCGGTGTCGCACTTCTCTATGTTGGATGGGATCCTCTGTACGGCTTCCAGCTCTATCAATCAGATCCTTCGGGTAACTATTCTGGATGGAAAGCGACTTGCATCGGCGCCAACCATTCTTCGGCCACGAGTTTGCTCAAGCAAGATTACAAGGAGGATATGTCTTTAGAAGATGCAAAGAGTCTTTGTTTGAAGGTGATGAGCAAGACGATGGACTCTACCAAACTTAGTAGCGAAAAGC TGGAATTTGCGACAATGACCCTTCACTCCGAGACAAAGCAACCCTTAGCCAAGATTTACCGTGCATCTGAACTTGATGAATTGCTTCAAAAGCTTGAGTTGGGAGGTACGAATGACGATGTGGCGGAAGGTTcaggcggtggtggtggtggggagTCTCATGTGGCCGTCAGTACATAA